From the genome of Poecilia reticulata strain Guanapo linkage group LG22, Guppy_female_1.0+MT, whole genome shotgun sequence:
TCAAGCCTGACTTCCAGTGAAGTGAGATTTGGCATGAGGCTGTAGCTCTGGTATTGGCTATCCATTGGCTATCAATCTAGCTAGCTGGTATTGGCAATCTATTGGCTATCAACCTAGCTAGCTGGTATTAGCTATCCATTGGCTGTAGACCAACCCAGCTTTGTGGTTTGTTGCTGGTAGCTTGGATgctgtatgtaaaaaaaaaaaaaagtttaacctAATAAAAGTGGTAGTTAGTGCTCCATTTGGCTTTTTTGCAAGTTATTTGCCAGGTGTAGTTTTAAAATAGTGTTGGCTTAAAAAGAGTAatggatgatgttttttttgttttttttgcaccgTCCACAACATGACTGtaacataaaattttaacatttttcaaacttttgatCCTGGAAAGTAGACCCATGCCTATTGGagagaatatgaaaaaaagcttcatttaaTCCAATTGAATTTGACTGGGAGAAAATTAGGTTGGCTTGGATTGAGATCCAAACAATCGGATGACACATAGGTTACATTTCTGTTGTCAGTTAAGCTCTTATATAACTCTTAACAAGCGTTTCTCTGGAACTCTGGTTGAGATTAAAATCTGCTCCGATGTCTTGACATTAAGGCAGGTCGCAACAAGGAAAACGAGACTTGCAACGAATCTCCTGAAGGCATAGTGTGTGTGAGATATGTAATTAAAGACTGGAAAAACCAGGCTGAGTTCCCCACCTTCTGGATGCCGTCCCTTTAAAAACCGAAGGATTTTAAGAGCGTCTCGTGGCTTACAGAGGTGGTGCATGGGGTAACGGGTGGGTGACAAACAGCGGTGGGTGAAGCATGATGATTGATTGTGCTGCGAGTGACTGTAGTATGTGGCCTGTCTCAGGTGGAGGAGCGATCTAAGATGAACAGGCAGAGCTCGCCAGCGCTGCAGCACAAAGTGTCCCACCGCATCTCCgacccctccctccctccccgcTCCGAGTCGTTCAGCAGTGGAGGCATGCAGCCCACCCGCACCCCTCCCATCCACCGCTCCATTGAACCACAGGTGTGTGTGACTGGGTGCGTGTGAGCAGAAAGAgtcatgtaaatgtttcatgTGCTCCCATACAAATAATTACACACCTTGCTGCTCCCTGTTtacattatttctttaaaagctTTGTGCAACATCTGATTTAGTAATTTGTCTAACgtttctgtcttcttcttcttccctccccgcccccattttctctttttgtttttttttccatgcctCAATTCAATACCATTTCAATCCATTTTCGTACACTTACATTCTGCTGCTATTCTTTCCTTCCATCCACCTCGTTAACCTCCTCTACTGGCATGCTTTCCGTCGATCGCTCCGCTCATCGACTTCGCCTCAGATGGCCCATCTCATTCCCGCCAAGGCCCACTCCGGCTCCGTGTCCGGCTCGCCGTCTCTCCAAGACCAGACGGGCTCGTCTCAGAGCGAGGGGGCTGGCGTGGCGTCACCGAAGCCCGAGACGCCCCGTCAAAACTCGGACCCCAGCTCTGACACCCCGGAACCCCAGCAGCACACCAGCAGCAGGGAGGAACGAGATCGAGACAGGACCGCTTGGCTGAGGGAAGAGGATATCCCCCCCAGGGTTGGTAATCCTTATTTactaaaagctgaaaataactgattcttgtttataattttgtgaagtactgatttatttgaattgtgttttttcttgtttaacttATGTTTCACActtcatcatgttttttttggttctgtACTTAAAAGCAAAGACAGACTATCTTATTCCTGACGACAGATTCACATTCTACGATCtttctcacatttgttttaaacttaaaaattatatatatatatatatatatatatatatatatatatatatatatatatatatatatatataatcaatGGCAGTTTGTGAATGAATTGTCATCGCCAAAAGCCTTAGTGTAGACTAGACTGCCTAATTCAGCATGAAGTCGGTGTTTCACACGTGCATAGTagtgttttaaatgcaaaaatgacaaatcttTTAAATAGATCAATTCTGAATATGGCATTTTTCCATCCCTCACCTCTCCAGACCCGCCCCGGGTTACTACCTATGTATAGcctctatataaaaaaaaaaactctggaatgatacagaccaacacaaagtagaaacGTTTTTAGGATAAAGATTTAAAGTGTGCAGGTATTTGTACACAGCCTCCTTTTCCTTGGAGTAAATGCAGCTGCcttcacccacacacacacacacgcacacacacScacacacacacacacgcaMacacacgcacacacacacacacacacgcacacacagacacactgtCCCTAGGGTGAAATGGCAGCTTGCTTACTGTGGAGATGCATCAGGAGGGAGGCATGGAAAGCAAGCAGACATCTTAAATACTCAGTGTTGCAGATGTAAAGTGAAAGTTGTTCTGTAAAGTATTAACTTATGAAGTTTTATTACAATGGCACAGCGCACctttttgatttgtgtttgtaattcttttttcttttaccataTTTCAAAATGATATCTTACATTGTGTTGATAAAAGTCCCATAAAACACATggagtttgtatttatttataatgtggataaagtgtgaaaatattCTGCTACAGCTTCTGTCCGGTAGAAGAAGCGATATTGTCGCatcttgtgatgtttttttttgtgtgtgtggttttacTTGTCCAGGTTCCCCAGAGGACAACCTCCATCTCTCCAGCCCTTGTTAGAAAGAATTCCCCAAATGGTGGTGTGGGTCTGGGCCCTCGCTCCGGTTCGCAGCTCATACGGGCCAGGTAAAGACCGAAACGGAAAACTGGCTTCGctaccccccaaaaaatatttaccgtGAAAAGAGCCAATATGTTCCTTTTAATTAGGTAGAAATCAGACACCCATCAAACCTCGTTGACTTTATTCGATTTTTTTCTGATGATGTTGAGTTTGAAGCAAACCAATCATGCGGCTTCCTCCCCTGTTTTCAGTAATCCGGATCTGCGCCGCTCTGAGCTTTCCCTCGATGCCATGCTGCAACGAACGTCCTCGAActcgtcgtcgtcgtcttctCCTTCGTCTCAGGGAGGCTCGTCCGAGAGGAGAGGTATTTAAGAGGAGCAGACATACAAGCGCACATCTACGCTACACGGCGAGGGTCACGGAAAATCTAGCGTGAGCGTAAGGTTTCTTGTGAAAACGCAGACGGAAAACAACAGCGAAAACCAAAACATCCACTTAACTCTCAGAGGCTTTCAGCAGGATGTTGTCGGTCGCGGCTGTGCTTCGATCAGCTTTGTCTGATGTGTCCTGTGTTGCTCACGGCCTACGGAGAGATACGGGGCAGGAAATGAGTGAGGGAGATACAGGGGGAAGTGTCAAACAGGGCCAGAGGGATGGTTTGAACACAGCATGCTCAGATCTCTGTCTGCCACAGAGGCGGTGATAAGACGAAGCACAGATAAGTCGctgcatttttgtaacaacatGCAAGCTTTAAGAACTGTGGGACAgcttggtaaaaaaataaaataaaatagataataaaaaaaaaaacatttgcaagaaTGAAATGAATGACGAGGTCCTGTTGTAAAATCACATAAGTACCAggattttttattcttttttttttccgtcttctgctgatcaaagaaaaaacaaaaaataaatatttttattaattttcttgtttaaagTAGTGTAAGTGCAGTGAACATTTATGGCGCAATgatcttttaattttgttttgtttgttcagaCTGTTTAAGTCTCCAAATCAAAAACTGCTGCTTTTGAAATTTAAGaattgtgtttgttctctctGGTAGGattttgagtttattattttcagacacctaaaattaaaaaaaaaaaaaaaatttttactgTTAGTATTTGTAAAATCGAgaagctctttgttttcgtaGGGTCATGTAGCTTTTATGgatttcaacacattttatttagtaaGCCCAAGGACAGAAGTGACCTCTGGGTTGTAAGTGTTGCAAACCTCTGATGTAAACGTACAGACTGtaaaaagagaacatttctgaaaaagagaAGCAGGCAGGAAGTAGCCAAGGAGTAATTGTCCACAGAACATATTTTAGTTGTGCGTTTCCTAAACCTGACCTTTATGGAAGAACGACAAGAGGAAAGCTATTGTTGAAAGAAACCGCTAACAAGTCTAATTCTCAGTTTCTCGCAAAACCatagaagatgttttttttttcttcttaacaATAGCTTACTTCTAAATTCTTTGCAACAAAACCCTTTAATGTAAGCTGATGTTTAAGCtcggggtttttttgtgtgggtTTTATAGGCCAGACCAAGCAGGTCAGAACTCCTCCCGGAGCCAACGAAGAGGTCAAACCCAAACAGGAGGAAGGCCGGGAATCAGCCAGACCCAGCAGACCTGCAGTGAGTCCAGCAggaaacagacacacactgtCATTTTCCATCTCCTCTCTCGGAAGCTTTTACTCGTCTCCTCCTCCATTTTTTCTACTGTTCACCTGctcttctctttctgtctgtgctCCTCTGTCTCTTTGCTATTCTTCAGAGCTATAAGAAAGCCATAGATGAGGTTAGTGACACCCGAGTCCccctctcttccttttttttttcttcttttaatccCGGTTATCTTTAGTCGAAATCGTGAGACTTCCTCATCCTCTCCTAGCATGGTGAAGTTAGTTGGTCTCACAGGAAGTCAAGTGTTTCTCCCTCCAACTCTGAAAATCCAGGGTGCTGAGGCAATGCCGGTGCGTGTGTgcattgacacacacacacacacacacacacacacacacacacNNNNNNNNNNNNNNNNNNNNNNNNNcacacacacacacacacacacacacacacacacacacacacacacacacacacctaagaGAGTATATGTGGGCGGGTTCTGGAGCGAGTTGCATACATGCATGACTTGTGTGGATGCATCCAAGTTGGAGAAACGGGGGTAAAAGATGAGCTGCCGAGCACCTGAACAACCTCTGAATCtttctttcctgtttctttgttgtCGTGGTAACTGGTCAGGAGGAGCTGGTAAGCAGTTCACCTCGCCTCTGTTTGCATGATTGGTCCGATCCATCGGCTTGACCCCTTGGGTTGGTTGGCATGTGGatgatagagagagagagagagagagagagagacagagagagagagagagacagagagagagagagagagagagagagagacagagagagagagagagagagacagagagagagagagagagagggagagatgcTGCCCTCTTACGGAGCATCAGCCCTGAAGCCGTtgtgtgtctctctcttcttcttgaGCGAATAAAAGTGCTGATTGTGAAAGCTCAAGAAGTTGTGTCAAAATTAGTGAGCCAAAGTGAAATCGTTAAAATCAGCACTCTTGTTCCACACGTTTGCAGGCCTGGCTGCGTGTGGGTGACGGCACATTTATTGTCCTCCTGTCATGCTACTGAACCCTCCTGCCTTTTACCCTCTGCCTTTCTTCAGGCTTTTTGGTGAAtggtagagaaaaaaatgtactaaagGATTTTGTGTGCGTCTTCTCTTCTGTCCCTCTGTTAAAGGACTTAAGCGCACTGGCTAAGGAACTTAGAGAACTGAGGGTAGAGGAAGGAAGTCGGCCTCCGGTCAAGGTACGCCGGCGTTTTACAGAAACCgataagtaaaatatatttgcagattttttttgttttgtttgtttgttttagcttgTGATATTCTGTTGACTTTCTGCGGTTTAAAGAGAGGATTAGACCTAACAGACAGCCCAGGATTTTAAgccattctgtttttgttttaattacttaattGCACTTCCCTAAAATTCTGGTCAAACAAATGTAGTTGATTCCTCTGGGGTGTGCATGGATGTTGAATTCACTTTTAATTAGCAATCTATGACTTTCAGTTTCTCTCGGGCTTAAAGGTGATGACATGACAGGAAAAAGACTTTTCTGTCTCCTCAAGACTAAGATCTTACTTTTCAGCTACGCAAACACTTTGGGTGGGTTTTCAGCAGTTTAATAGAAAGTTTGTgacaaagacataaataaaaaagctttaatgGTGCTCTAAACACAATCAGCATTCTTCTATGCTCATCTCAGGTTTACCTTATCCCACTATTCATGCATTAAGGGCTAAATCCTATAGAAAGATGAGAGAACTGAAGACTCTGTAGTGTTTTCTTGACAGCTGAAGGTGATTATACAAAGGGCTCACAGCAGGAGTACCAATATTTGTGGCacttatagatttttttcagaaattgattcttaattttttttttttttttcctcactgaatTAATGTCCTAAAATTAAAAGCTGGGTTCTCTTAAAATACATCTCTGTGAGATTATACTACTGGAATAAAAGCATAATTAGCTTTAAGGTCATTTACAAACCATTATTGGAGGTGCCAAAGAGATATAACAATCATTTGAATATATGACTTAACCTGTACACTCATTTGGAAAGATTGCCAAATGAAATGAGAATTAAGGTTGTTCTCTTATTAACTTGCACGACGActgggtttgtttttgacaCAAAAGGAGTCTTCCGTAGAGACGATGGAGGTTTTAGGGCACTTTAACATCAGATCTGCTTTACGTCTAGCGTTGCGTTCCTATAAATTAGATCGGAGGGTGCTGCTTGCTTGCCTATTTACATTATCGTTCTTCTACCAGAAGCTACATCGGTCACAAACCCGGAGGGAAAGCCCAGTCCCTGCTATAAATGATCAGCTTCACTGGTCTAAGCAAAGGAGAAATCTCTTATAGTTCATATCGTCTTTGGAAGGGattcaaaacagaacaaagttttttttctgaggctAAATCCAATCAGTGTAGAAAATAGGAATATGAAAAAGCATTTGAAGAAAGTAAACAGCAAAGAACTTTAATGATACAATAGCCACAGTCCCTGTAATGTAAGTGTTTAGACTtgcatccttttccttccaaattttttgaaaacagaagttTAATATAAACTTCAGCACCAAAATATATCTCCAAAAAAAACCGTTAAATGATACAGAATTGCTCacctaaaatatataatatttttatgtagatTCTTTGTTCGTGTTTTGGTCTAATAAAGCTAACCTAATCTAAAGCACGTCGCTAGGCGACAGGGTTTCTCATTGATTTTAATTCTTGCTGTTGTGATAAAGGTCACAGACTACTCATCCTCCAGCGAAGACTCGGAAAGCAGCGACGAGGACGGGGAGGTGCTGGGGCACGACGGGACCGTTGCCGTTAGCGACATCCCCCGCATCATGTAAGCTGTCTTCTCTGGtttaatatttctctttttatatatatatatttataaaaataacagtttttgttACTATTAAAGATTTGCATGCACGGAGTTTGCTCTGTGCCAAGTGGGCGCAGGTTCAGCAGAAATTGTTTGTAAGCggtggagtgtgtgtgtgctctgcaGGCCGGGAGTCCAGAGCAGCTCTGAGTCGTACGGAGGGCTGGCTGAGGACGCTCTGGGAGACTCCTATGACAGCTCCAGGGACAGCACTCTGATGATGAGAGAGGTGATGAATGTGAAACCACGCAAACACACTCATTCTCagcactgcacacacacaagatACACAAAGCCCTCGTagagttttatttagattttgtttgtcacagatcaacacaaattaGCTctaaattgtactttttttaacttttttattttatttcttatgttgTACAATCTCAAACACGTGCTGCACCATTGTGTCCAAACTCACTGATTCAATACTTTGCAGAACTATATTCAGGTAAAATTTCACACAGTTGTAAAGGCACTTGGTTTCTCTGGACTTGATATTTAGGTGCATTTCAAATACGAGGTAAAGTGAGAACAAATTCACACAATAATTCTCAGGTTTGTAAGACTGTTTATATGCTGCTGCCTGTTTCTCTGCCAcatacaaatcaaataaaaaattttctgtgaaaacattgaaGGAGTTTCATACTTTTGAAAAGTAATAGTAGATGTAAAAGTATCTCAGGGTAAAAATGCGTTTGTGTTTATGCTCTCAGTTGCCGATCTACAATCTGCTCACTTAAGATTCAAACGATCATCTGCTTGTGTCACTCAGGCCGAGGAAAGGAGGAGAGGCGGTCACTCCGAAAGCAATGGTTTTGGCAATCacagtaaccatggcaacctgCCCGACCTAGTGCAACAGAGCAACTCTCCCAGCTCCACACCCACCACGGCTCTGCAGGAACTGAGCGACATGGCAGAGGTCAGGCTCGAACACGTCGCCACCATCGTGTTTGTGAACACTCAGCCGTGCGTATCGCCGGTCAATATGGGCCACCGTTGACCAATCAGGTTTGGTGTCTTTGCAGTTTGGTCTGAGTGGGTCCAAAGCGTCGTTTACTCCCTTCGTGGACCCACGCGTCTATCAAACCTCCCCGAGCGAAAACGACGAGAGCTCGGCAGCAGGTAGATGAAACGCTTCGGACGTTTGCTTTCACTGCGACGACTCCGTGCCGGTCGAAATATTTCACCCTCACCTCTTGTCCGATCTTCCCGTCCCAGCCATGTTTGCCAACGAGCTGCTGAGGCAGGAGCAGGCGCGACTGAACGAAGCCAGAAAGATCTCCGTCGTCAACGTGAACCCCACGAACATCAGACCTCACAGCGACACGCCAGAGATCCGAAAGTACAAGAAGCGCTTCAACTCGGAGATCCTGTGTGCCGCGCTCTGGGGTGTGGAGGAACACGGTTTATTTTCTCCAATGCATCAACAAATCCctccttttatttatatatatatatgtatatatgagagagagagatgatcttttttttattcaaccctctgtgtttgtgttgtgctCAGGTGTGAACCTCTTGGTCGGGACGGAAAATGGTTTAATGCTGCTTGACCGAAGTGGGCAGGGCAAAGTCTACAACCTGATTACGAGACGGCGGTTTTTACAGATGGATGTGCTGGAGGGTCTGAATGTCTTAGTCACCATCTCTGGTaaatattatgtgttttaccatttctgtgtttctctaATCAACCTCTTTTCAGAAATTTACATCAGGTGTTTGCTTCGTTGTTTCTCCTCTCCCACAGGGAAAAAGAATAAGCTGCGTGTTTACTATTTGTCCTGGCTGAGGAACAGAATATTACACAACGACCCAGAAGTCGAGAAGAAACAGGGTTGGATCACTGTCGGGGAGCTGGAAGGCTGTGTGCATTATAAAGTTGGTgagatgctgtttttattaatacaaaTGCCTAGaattttttcattcattcaatcaTTCATTCAACCTATTAACCAGGTAAGGTATTAAGAATGAGTTAATATTTACAACTTGATCTGATTTTTAATCGCTAGTAATGcgttatttctttaaattttacgAAATGTGAAACTGGCCGTCTTTTAAAAAATGCgtatgttcatttttttctcatttccagTCAAGTATGAGAGAATCAAGTTCCTGGTGATTGCACTTAAGAACTCGGTGGAAATCTACGCCTGGGCACCAAAACCTTACCACAAGTTCATGGCCTTTAAGGTAGAGCACAAACATGTtctaattaataaatacaaGGGTGGCAGCAACACACCAAGCACACAAGCTTGAAGAGATTTAtcagtcagtttatttttatatcagataGCTGATTTTTCTATTCATAGTACGCGTTTCACACAGGAAAGTCACTGGTGGTCCAGTGCCTAACACCTACACAGGTTACGTTTTGGCGACTCAAAGTCTATTTAAAGAACTTTCTTCATGTTCAGGGTTCTTAGCTCAGACGAATTTCTCCAGCTGAAATAACGTTGACAATAGCAACCAAGTTACTGTACTTTGACGAAAATTGCGTTGTGTTTTTGATGCCGCAAAACGTTGCGTCTTGGAGGCTGACTGTACTTTTGCTCCATCGATCAAGGTTTTCATGCCCTTTTCCTCAACTGTTCACTTCCTCTCTTTCAGTCGTTCACCGAGCTGCAGCACCGTCCTCAGCTGGTTGACCTCACAGTGGAGGAAGGCCAGAGGTTAAAGGTTATCTACGGCTCTTGTGTGGGCTTCCATGTCATCGATGTGGACTCAGGCAATCCCTACGACATCTACATCCCCTCGCATGTAAGCTTAAAATGCAGTTTCTGTGCGCTTATCTTTTTTGTCCGAGTAAATCATGTTCTCCAATGGGGAGCTTTCGACTTCTCGATGCTTCAAGTTATTCAGTATTAGCTTTAACCCCAGCGATGAAGGTCATCGGTACGAAGAAATCTTGAAACAACCTTTTTGATTGATTTACTGAGGTGCGGTAAAGGGATTGATGTCAGCTCTGCatccgttttatttttagtttggcTAAATCTGGTGCTTGGACCGACCATGTAAAGAAGACAGAGCGCACGCATTATTGAACCGATCGTATTGCAGGCCGCAAAGATAGAATTGATccctttggggtttttttatatgAACTACAACACAGCATCGGTTGTCTGAAGCAGTTTTTGCAGCaaagctgttttattgtttttcactaTACAGGCAACAAGCATTAAGTTCAAAAGGAGTTCAGTTATACGCTCCATTTAGCGATGTGACGGAAACCAACCAGATCAGACCGAATGCAGATGAACGCAACCGCGTCAACCGCACTTAACTTGATAATGTTTCAGTAGAATGGAAATATTAGGGcttccgtttttttttaatttactttatgcaaaaagcctttaaattttcactttttgtgatttcaaaaatggaataaacatttaataaatgtattctaTAATGGAGTATTCTACAGACTCGATTATAGAATAATCCAGTTTGGTCTGTCTATATGTTTTAGCGTATGAAATGCTGCAGTTGAAGACTCTGAAATAGTCTTTTAGCGTTACATGATTGCTAACATGTTGTTCGCCTATTTGCATCCTTGCAAATACTTACAAATAGTTTAAATTTGGTGTTTTACTCGGTTTCCGTGTCTTTCTTTCCCCAAATACCCAAAATGCTTCCAGGCAGAAGATTCAAAACTGCAGCAACAGGCAGGGCATTaaaatttgtaaacaaaatcagaataaatatgAAAGAAGGCAAATACGTTTTCAGTTGTGGCTTAGAAACACACTGGGAATGAATTGAGAGAGATGCTTGGCTCTCTTGTTGGATGTCCACAACCTGATCTCGGgtaagtggggaaaaaaatttgatGGATGTCAAAGAGAGACTGCATTTATTTCAGAAGAGATCTGACTAAAGCTTTCAAAGACCCAGAACAGCTAGCGTACGCTTACCCAAACCTTTCAAGTCAACATGAATGGATGTCTGCGGTTTTCTCATtgtttccaacttttttttttttcatttattaatgtccattttctctccttcctctccagTGTTCCAAACACATGAAGGTGACACGCTGCCCTTTAGTGTAGACCAGTAGATGTGTTTAGTAAAAGTTTCCCCGTTGAACGTAGAGCGACATCACCTGTGTCCTTGCCGTCCTCCATAGTGTAGCTATTAACGCAAAAGTTGGTCAGAAATTAACCCGTTGGAATAGATTTGTCTCATCCATGAAGCACGACACAAGGCTCTCGGAAATATTCTTACTGCCAAGCGAAATGATTAAGTTTAATCACTTGATCCTCACGTTTCAGAATTAGTCCAGTGAAATTGTTTCCAGTTGCTCAGATCATGCTTCCTGTAAGAAAACCCTTgatcttatttttaattgactAATATTATGACACATTTGGGCAAGTTTCTTTTCCCTACTTTTGgcagaaaaagcagaagtgtGGCAGCGAGTTCAACTATGTTATGTAAAAGTGGTGCTTTATGGGTCGAGACAAGTTTTTGCTGTTCTTGTAGCAATGCAAATCTTGAGTGATCATTTTCTGCAGGCTAAAGTAACACGTCTTGCCAACATTCTGTATCTTTTTCTGTACATCTTTTGAGATATAGAAAGAGTTGAAGTTAAGGGATGAAAAAAGCACCAAGACTTCTACTTTTTCTTAATtgcagtctaaaaaaaaaagtggcatagaagtttctgacattttctaaatCTTTAAACCTTCAtctcatttgcatttaactttatttacagaaaagtcAGGTTGCACAATATTATATCAGAAAGAACTGTTTACAGAAggaaagatattttaaaaaatgtggagaaaaagaaaaacgctgAACCCTGTGGTACTCCGTATTTAATAGATGCACCAGCGGTGCTTCATTATGAACTCGGCTGCATgagttcattacattttcatggAATATGGAATATATTGGGTACAGAAATTCGACAGCATGAATTGGTATGCTGATGATACTTAGTTATTTGTAATCCATTAAGTCCAATTCAGTCAGTCAAGTGTAGAACCAGAATAACTTCAAAACATCAAGCCTagattactttttatttcctgtttataAATTCAGACGTGACAGATTAGATAGTAATTGCCAAGAATCTCTAAATTATCTGAGGAAACATAATTGAAGCGTAACTTTTAGTTGTTCAGACGCTTGTTTTGCACTTGGCTCCTCTTTTCCAGATTACAGAATGTAGGCAGAGAAAATTAAAGATGCATTAGTATAACTTGATGTTATACTCTAACATCAAGTCAATTGTGATCAAGTTCACCACACTCCCTGAAGTCCTACGTGCTTTTGGTTGCGTTTATCTTAGATCCAGAGTCAGGTGATGCCCCATGCCATCGTTGTGCTCCCTAAGACTGATGGGATGGAGATGCTGTTGTGTTATGAGGACGAGGGGGTCTACGTCAACACGTATGGACGCATCACCAAGGACGTGGTGCTACAGTGGGGGGAGATGCCTACCTCTGTTGGTAGGTATTTCTTAAATTTACACGTGTACATGTGTTATATGAAATCTAGAAAAGTTACGGACCGCTTCGAGTGGAAGACTTCAAGCATCTTGATTGTTCGTACGTTGCTTTAGAGTGGAGATGGTGGATTTATTGATGGATTGGGGGCATCGTTTGCTGTACAGCAGGAGCTGCTCCCGATCTGTTATGGCGAAGAATGAAGTTAGTC
Proteins encoded in this window:
- the tnika gene encoding TRAF2 and NCK interacting kinase a isoform X21, with the translated sequence MACDSPAQSQFEIDLSALKDPSGIFDLVELVGNGTYGQVYKGRHIRTGQLAAIKVMDVATDEEDEIKSEINMLKKYSNHRNIATYFGVFIKKQPPGIDDQLWLVMEFCGAGSVTDLIKNTKGNSLKEDWNAYICREILRGLAHLHQHKVIHRDIKGQNVLLTENAEVKLVDFGVSAQMDRTVGKRNTFIGTPYWMAPEVIACDENPEATYDCKSDLWSLGITAIEMAEGAPPLCDMHPMRALFLIPRNPAPRLKSKKWSRKFQSFIENTLVKSHSHRPSTEHLLLHPFITELPNERHLRIQLKDHIDRTKKKRGERDETEYEYSGSEEEDEERDKGEPSSIINVPGESTLRRDFLRLQQANKERSEAQRRQQLEQKQNDEHKRLLLAERQKRIEEQKEQRRRLEEQQQRERELRKRFEEQEKIRREDERRQAAREQEYKRKQIIEQRQAELLQMKLQQERAYLVSLQQQQQQQQQEGRQAEKKPLYHFKDASHPNDKPAWAKEMAHLIPAKAHSGSVSGSPSLQDQTGSSQSEGAGVASPKPETPRQNSDPSSDTPEPQQHTSSREERDRDRTAWLREEDIPPRVPQRTTSISPALVRKNSPNGGVGLGPRSGSQLIRASNPDLRRSELSLDAMLQRTSSNSSSSSSPSSQGGSSERRGQTKQVRTPPGANEEVKPKQEEGRESARPSRPASYKKAIDEDLSALAKELRELRVEEGSRPPVKVTDYSSSSEDSESSDEDGEVLGHDGTVAVSDIPRIMPGVQSSSESYGGLAEDALGDSYDSSRDSTLMMREAEERRRGGHSESNGFGNHSNHGNLPDLVQQSNSPSSTPTTALQELSDMAEFGLSGSKASFTPFVDPRVYQTSPSENDESSAAAMFANELLRQEQARLNEARKISVVNVNPTNIRPHSDTPEIRKYKKRFNSEILCAALWGVNLLVGTENGLMLLDRSGQGKVYNLITRRRFLQMDVLEGLNVLVTISGKKNKLRVYYLSWLRNRILHNDPEVEKKQGWITVGELEGCVHYKVVKYERIKFLVIALKNSVEIYAWAPKPYHKFMAFKSFTELQHRPQLVDLTVEEGQRLKVIYGSCVGFHVIDVDSGNPYDIYIPSHIQSQVMPHAIVVLPKTDGMEMLLCYEDEGVYVNTYGRITKDVVLQWGEMPTSVAYIHSNQIMGWGEKAIEIRSVETGHLDGVFMHKRAQRLKFLCERNDKVFFASVRSGGSSQVFFMTLNRNSMMNW